Proteins co-encoded in one Stomoxys calcitrans chromosome 5, idStoCalc2.1, whole genome shotgun sequence genomic window:
- the LOC106086529 gene encoding GTP cyclohydrolase 1 isoform X1: MSFTRQLSEMSASELNEAIDDSNFPQAHILSRGRNNSVCSTGSASGNAFLMDRNFLSQTDDLANSGNVVGGVDGANDTFNSPSVLSKTITNRPKLLIKTNGTIPENESIQTPMTPRTSTTPGHENCTFHHDLELDHKPPTREALLPDMARSYRLLLGGLGENPDRQGLIKTPERAAKAMLFFTKGYDQSLEDVLNGAVFDEDHDEMVVVKDIEMFSMCEHHLVPFYGKVSIGYLPCNKILGLSKLARIVEIFSRRLQVQERLTKQIAVAVTQAVQPAGVAVVVEGVHMCMVMRGVQKINSKTVTSTMLGVFRDDPKTREEFLNLVNSK, translated from the exons ATGAGCTTTACTCGGCAGTTATCTGAAATGTCGGCTAGTGAATTAAACGAAGCCATTGATGACTCCAATTTCCCCCAGGCGCACATCCTATCACGTGGACGTAACAATAGCGTTTGCTCAACAGGTTCGGCATCGGGTAATGCTTTCTTAATGGATCGTAATTTCTTATCGCAAACGGATGACTTGGCTAACAGTGGAAACGTTGTTGGTGGCGTGGACGGTGCCAATGACACCTTCAACTCACCAAGTGTCCTAAGTAAAACTATAACGAATCGTCCAAAACTTCTTATCAAGACTAACGGTACGATTCCCGAGAACGAATCTATCCAAACTCCAATGACACCAAGGACATCAACAACCCCAG GTCACGAAAATTGTACATTTCATCATGATTTGGAATTGGATCATAAGCCGCCGACTAGAGAAGCATTGTTGCCAGATATGGCCAGATCATATCGTCTGCTGCTTGGTGGGCTAGGGGAGAACCCAGATCGGCAGGGTTTGATAAAAACGCCCGAAAGGGCTGCCAAAGCTATGCTGTTCTTCACCAAAGGATACGATCAAAGCCTGGAAG atgtaCTCAATGGCGCTGTTTTCGACGAAGATCACGACGAAATGGTTGTCGTCAAAGACATTGAAATGTTCTCAATGTGCGAACACCACTTGGTACCGTTCTATGGGAAAGTTTCGATCGGATATTTGCCATgcaataaaatattgggtttgaGCAAATTGGCTAG GATCGTGGAGATTTTTTCGCGGCGGCTGCAAGTCCAAGAAAGGCTTACAAAGCAAATAGCGGTGGCTGTAACACAAGCCGTTCAACCAGCCGGTGTAGCAGTCGTTGTTGAAGGAGT GCACATGTGTATGGTGATGCGAGGTGTCCAGAAGATTAACAGCAAAACTGTCACCTCAACTATGTTGGGCGTTTTCCGTGATGACCCTAAAACAAGGGAGGAGTTTTTAAATTTAGTCAATAGTAAATAA
- the LOC106086529 gene encoding GTP cyclohydrolase 1 isoform X3, translated as MDRNFLSQTDDLANSGNVVGGVDGANDTFNSPSVLSKTITNRPKLLIKTNGTIPENESIQTPMTPRTSTTPGHENCTFHHDLELDHKPPTREALLPDMARSYRLLLGGLGENPDRQGLIKTPERAAKAMLFFTKGYDQSLEDVLNGAVFDEDHDEMVVVKDIEMFSMCEHHLVPFYGKVSIGYLPCNKILGLSKLARIVEIFSRRLQVQERLTKQIAVAVTQAVQPAGVAVVVEGVHMCMVMRGVQKINSKTVTSTMLGVFRDDPKTREEFLNLVNSK; from the exons ATGGATCGTAATTTCTTATCGCAAACGGATGACTTGGCTAACAGTGGAAACGTTGTTGGTGGCGTGGACGGTGCCAATGACACCTTCAACTCACCAAGTGTCCTAAGTAAAACTATAACGAATCGTCCAAAACTTCTTATCAAGACTAACGGTACGATTCCCGAGAACGAATCTATCCAAACTCCAATGACACCAAGGACATCAACAACCCCAG GTCACGAAAATTGTACATTTCATCATGATTTGGAATTGGATCATAAGCCGCCGACTAGAGAAGCATTGTTGCCAGATATGGCCAGATCATATCGTCTGCTGCTTGGTGGGCTAGGGGAGAACCCAGATCGGCAGGGTTTGATAAAAACGCCCGAAAGGGCTGCCAAAGCTATGCTGTTCTTCACCAAAGGATACGATCAAAGCCTGGAAG atgtaCTCAATGGCGCTGTTTTCGACGAAGATCACGACGAAATGGTTGTCGTCAAAGACATTGAAATGTTCTCAATGTGCGAACACCACTTGGTACCGTTCTATGGGAAAGTTTCGATCGGATATTTGCCATgcaataaaatattgggtttgaGCAAATTGGCTAG GATCGTGGAGATTTTTTCGCGGCGGCTGCAAGTCCAAGAAAGGCTTACAAAGCAAATAGCGGTGGCTGTAACACAAGCCGTTCAACCAGCCGGTGTAGCAGTCGTTGTTGAAGGAGT GCACATGTGTATGGTGATGCGAGGTGTCCAGAAGATTAACAGCAAAACTGTCACCTCAACTATGTTGGGCGTTTTCCGTGATGACCCTAAAACAAGGGAGGAGTTTTTAAATTTAGTCAATAGTAAATAA